In Feifania hominis, the following are encoded in one genomic region:
- a CDS encoding Rrf2 family transcriptional regulator produces MISTKGRYALRVMLDLAEHSGKGYIPLKDIAARQEISKKYLEIIVKELVKGKMVSGQGGHGGGYVLCREPEEYVVGEILEWMEGSLATVSCLVEGAAPCERAEHCKTLPLWKEYDQLVHDFFYHKRLTDLL; encoded by the coding sequence GTGATTTCTACAAAGGGACGCTATGCGCTGAGAGTTATGTTAGACTTGGCGGAACATAGCGGAAAAGGCTATATTCCGTTAAAAGACATTGCTGCCCGGCAGGAAATTTCCAAAAAATATCTGGAGATCATTGTAAAAGAACTGGTAAAGGGTAAAATGGTTTCCGGGCAGGGAGGACACGGCGGAGGCTATGTGCTCTGTCGTGAGCCGGAGGAATACGTGGTGGGCGAAATCCTGGAATGGATGGAGGGCTCGCTTGCAACGGTAAGTTGTCTGGTCGAAGGTGCTGCTCCCTGCGAAAGAGCCGAACATTGCAAAACGCTTCCTCTCTGGAAAGAGTATGACCAGCTGGTTCACGATTTTTTCTATCACAAACGACTGACAGACCTTTTGTGA
- a CDS encoding aldo/keto reductase has protein sequence MEYVKLGHSDIEVSRFCIGCMSFGDPASKMHAWTLDPRQSEAIIRHALSLGINFFDTANTYSAGTSEEYLGRAIKNSVARDRVVLASKVYFNEGHLSKQAIAREIDGTLQRLGTDYLDLYLIHRFDYDTPVEETMLALDGLVKSGKVRAIGASAMYGYQFYNMQLAARDNGLTPFVCMQNHYNLLYREDERELIPLCEQMGVARTPYSPLAAGRLSRLGWKTDTLRSRTDQTAMSKYDATQDTDYGIVLRVHELAGQYGCTMSQIALAWQFKRGVTAPIIGATKPEYLDDAAGALGVTLTDEDAAYLEELYVPHKIVGAL, from the coding sequence ATGGAATATGTTAAACTGGGGCACTCGGACATTGAGGTTTCCCGCTTTTGCATTGGCTGTATGAGTTTCGGTGACCCCGCGAGCAAGATGCACGCCTGGACACTGGACCCCCGCCAGAGCGAAGCCATTATCCGGCATGCGCTGTCACTCGGCATCAATTTTTTTGACACCGCGAACACCTACTCCGCCGGCACAAGCGAAGAGTATCTGGGGCGGGCCATTAAAAACAGCGTCGCCAGGGACCGGGTGGTTCTGGCATCTAAGGTCTACTTCAACGAGGGGCATCTCTCGAAGCAGGCCATCGCGCGCGAGATTGACGGCACACTCCAGCGCCTCGGTACCGACTATCTCGATTTGTATCTCATTCACCGGTTCGACTATGACACCCCCGTGGAGGAGACCATGCTGGCGCTCGACGGCCTTGTCAAGTCGGGAAAGGTTCGGGCAATTGGTGCGTCCGCCATGTACGGCTATCAATTTTACAATATGCAGCTCGCCGCTCGCGACAACGGCCTGACGCCGTTTGTCTGTATGCAGAATCACTACAATCTGCTGTACCGCGAGGACGAGCGGGAACTCATTCCCCTCTGCGAGCAGATGGGCGTGGCACGCACTCCCTACAGTCCGCTCGCCGCAGGGCGGCTCTCTCGCCTCGGTTGGAAAACGGATACTCTGCGCAGCAGAACCGATCAGACCGCCATGTCAAAATACGACGCGACACAGGATACCGACTACGGCATTGTGCTGCGCGTGCACGAGCTCGCCGGCCAATACGGCTGCACCATGTCTCAAATTGCGCTGGCGTGGCAATTTAAAAGAGGAGTCACGGCTCCGATCATCGGCGCGACAAAGCCCGAGTACCTTGATGATGCGGCAGGTGCGCTCGGCGTAACGCTGACGGATGAGGATGCCGCCTACCTCGAGGAGCTCTATGTGCCCCACAAAATTGTAGGGGCGCTGTAG
- a CDS encoding copper amine oxidase N-terminal domain-containing protein codes for MKKTIALLLGAALLATAAVPALAGDALIAPLISQDTQKLDLTGREAYLENGRVMVPLRMVAEALGYTVTWDGEQSRVDLDNGVSHTYVTLGVDSYCKISSTAIGMSAPQSFGAAPVSIDGSSFVPIDLFALLGDTVVTSDGAATITSGERNVCFEIPNQSTQIPNPIEGFDTVEPAMAAAGLDIELPKLPQDYKMEAASVIGGTLFQVAYRSGDDAVTFRAALGDEDISGDYNVYSELKAVEVNGVKVELKGDGGVVNLAKWCEDGVSYSLSSEKGLSAQTVLEIIRDI; via the coding sequence ATGAAAAAGACGATTGCTCTCTTACTTGGCGCCGCGCTTCTCGCGACTGCCGCCGTACCTGCCCTTGCGGGGGATGCTCTGATTGCACCGCTCATTTCGCAGGACACACAAAAGCTCGATCTCACGGGCAGAGAGGCCTACCTGGAAAACGGCCGTGTGATGGTGCCGCTTCGCATGGTTGCCGAGGCCCTTGGCTACACCGTGACCTGGGACGGCGAGCAGAGCCGCGTTGACTTGGACAACGGCGTCAGCCACACCTATGTGACGCTCGGCGTGGACAGCTATTGTAAAATCAGCAGCACAGCCATCGGCATGTCGGCGCCGCAGTCTTTCGGCGCGGCGCCGGTCTCGATTGACGGCTCAAGCTTCGTACCGATTGATCTGTTTGCGCTGCTCGGCGACACGGTTGTGACGTCTGACGGGGCTGCGACGATTACCTCCGGCGAGAGGAATGTTTGCTTTGAAATTCCGAATCAGAGTACACAGATTCCGAATCCCATTGAGGGTTTTGACACTGTGGAGCCGGCGATGGCTGCTGCGGGACTTGACATCGAGCTGCCCAAGCTGCCTCAGGACTACAAAATGGAGGCGGCAAGTGTCATCGGCGGTACGCTCTTCCAGGTTGCCTATCGCAGTGGGGACGACGCCGTCACATTCCGTGCGGCTCTCGGCGATGAGGACATCAGCGGAGACTACAATGTTTACTCTGAGCTCAAAGCTGTCGAGGTGAACGGCGTGAAAGTAGAGCTCAAGGGTGACGGCGGCGTTGTGAATCTCGCAAAGTGGTGCGAAGACGGCGTCAGCTACAGCCTTTCTAGCGAGAAAGGGCTCAGCGCGCAGACCGTACTGGAGATCATCCGCGACATTTGA
- a CDS encoding sigma-70 family RNA polymerase sigma factor — protein sequence MNQQQVQRALADYGKSILHLAYSYLRNRADAEDVLQDTMVQLLRKAPEFESDEHEKAWLLRVAANLCKNRLRTPWRRYEQLPEDYPADGKSEESLALLQAVGSLPVKYREVVHLFYYEDASTAQIAAYLGAGESAVRKRLSRARAMLRKQFQERGRFDEAL from the coding sequence GTGAACCAGCAGCAGGTACAGCGGGCGCTGGCCGATTACGGGAAAAGCATTCTGCATCTGGCGTATTCCTATCTGAGAAACCGCGCCGACGCGGAGGATGTGCTGCAGGATACCATGGTGCAGCTGCTACGCAAGGCGCCCGAGTTTGAAAGTGATGAGCACGAGAAAGCGTGGCTTCTGCGCGTGGCGGCAAACCTGTGCAAAAACAGACTCAGAACTCCGTGGCGGCGCTACGAGCAGCTGCCTGAGGACTACCCGGCAGACGGGAAATCCGAAGAGAGCCTGGCGCTGCTCCAGGCAGTGGGTTCTCTCCCGGTCAAATACCGTGAGGTCGTACACCTGTTTTACTATGAAGACGCATCCACTGCGCAGATCGCCGCCTATCTCGGTGCGGGGGAATCCGCCGTGAGAAAGCGGCTCTCCCGCGCGCGGGCGATGCTGCGCAAACAGTTTCAAGAGAGGGGGCGATTCGATGAAGCGCTATAG
- a CDS encoding TrpB-like pyridoxal phosphate-dependent enzyme — protein MAKIPYKIYLEESEMPKAWYNLRADMKNKPAPLLNPATHKPMTFEELTPVFCDDLVRQELDCDTPFFEIPPEIRDFYKMYRPSPLVRAYFLEKALDTPAKIYYKFEGNNTSGSHKLNSAIAQAYYAKKQGLKGVTTETGAGQWGTALSMACSHFGLDCKVFMVKVSYEQKPHRREVMRTYGASVTPSPSESTEVGRQILRDHPGTTGSLGCAISEAVETALSLPGYRYVLGSVLTQVLLHQSIIGLETKAALDKYEIKPDIIIGCAGGGSNLGGLISPFMGEKLRGEANYRFIAVEPASCPSLTRGRYAYDYCDTGMVCPLAKMYTLGSSFIPSANHAGGLRYHGMSSVLSQLYADGLMEARAVEQTSVFDAAVLFARVEGTLPAPESSHAIRAAIDEALKCKETGEEKTIVFGLTGTGYFDMTAYEKYNDGRMTDTIPSDEELEASFAQLPKVE, from the coding sequence ATGGCAAAAATACCTTACAAAATTTATCTTGAAGAGAGCGAGATGCCAAAAGCCTGGTACAATCTGCGGGCGGATATGAAAAACAAGCCTGCACCGCTTCTCAATCCCGCGACGCACAAGCCCATGACCTTTGAGGAGCTGACACCCGTATTCTGCGACGATCTGGTACGTCAGGAACTCGACTGCGATACGCCTTTCTTCGAGATTCCTCCCGAGATCCGCGATTTTTATAAGATGTATCGCCCGTCTCCGCTGGTGCGCGCGTATTTTTTGGAGAAAGCGCTCGACACGCCAGCCAAAATCTACTATAAGTTTGAGGGGAACAACACCTCCGGCTCCCACAAGCTCAACTCGGCCATCGCCCAGGCCTATTACGCCAAAAAGCAGGGCCTCAAGGGTGTCACCACTGAGACCGGTGCCGGCCAGTGGGGTACGGCGCTGTCCATGGCCTGTTCCCACTTCGGACTGGACTGCAAGGTCTTTATGGTCAAAGTGTCCTATGAACAGAAGCCGCACCGCCGCGAGGTGATGCGCACCTACGGTGCGAGTGTGACCCCCTCGCCCTCCGAGAGCACCGAAGTGGGACGCCAGATTCTCAGGGACCACCCTGGTACGACCGGCAGCCTTGGCTGTGCCATTTCGGAGGCGGTTGAGACGGCGCTCTCCCTGCCGGGATACCGGTATGTGCTCGGTTCGGTGCTCACGCAGGTGCTGCTGCACCAGTCGATCATCGGGCTTGAGACCAAGGCGGCGCTCGACAAGTACGAAATCAAGCCCGACATCATCATTGGCTGTGCGGGCGGCGGCTCGAATCTCGGCGGTCTCATCTCTCCCTTTATGGGTGAGAAGTTGCGCGGCGAGGCCAACTATCGCTTTATCGCGGTGGAACCTGCGTCCTGTCCGTCGCTCACCCGCGGCCGCTATGCCTACGACTACTGCGACACCGGCATGGTCTGTCCGCTTGCGAAGATGTACACACTCGGTTCGAGCTTCATTCCCAGCGCGAATCACGCCGGCGGCCTGCGGTACCACGGCATGAGCTCGGTGCTCTCTCAGCTCTACGCCGACGGGCTGATGGAGGCCAGAGCGGTTGAGCAGACCTCGGTCTTCGACGCGGCGGTGCTCTTCGCCCGGGTCGAGGGCACGCTGCCCGCGCCCGAGTCGAGCCATGCCATCCGTGCGGCCATCGACGAGGCGCTCAAGTGCAAAGAGACCGGTGAGGAGAAGACCATTGTCTTCGGGTTGACCGGCACGGGCTATTTTGACATGACCGCCTACGAGAAGTACAACGACGGCAGGATGACCGATACCATCCCCAGCGACGAAGAGCTCGAGGCGAGCTTTGCGCAGCTGCCAAAAGTGGAATAG
- the spoVG gene encoding septation regulator SpoVG, translated as MTITDIKIRKLIDEGKVRAVVSVTFDDSLVCHDIRVIAGEQREFIATPSRRTSDGTFIDIVHPINSAFRTFLEESVLKAYHEELDRRSQQQAPGE; from the coding sequence GTGACAATCACAGACATCAAAATCAGAAAGCTCATCGATGAGGGAAAGGTGCGCGCGGTGGTCTCAGTGACCTTTGACGACAGTCTTGTCTGCCATGACATCCGCGTAATTGCGGGGGAGCAGCGGGAATTTATCGCCACACCGAGCCGCCGCACGAGCGACGGGACGTTCATCGACATTGTCCACCCGATCAACAGCGCCTTTCGCACGTTTCTCGAGGAGTCAGTGCTCAAGGCCTACCACGAAGAACTCGACCGGCGAAGCCAGCAGCAGGCGCCGGGTGAGTAG
- a CDS encoding MGDG synthase family glycosyltransferase, with amino-acid sequence MRVLILSITAGEGHNSTAKAISNYFTGMGIESTVLDTFEYISPLLCHTISKGYLITSKYTKGAYRRVYRIAENKQRNTSRYSVSNLANSVLSSKLRHFIDAYKPDAVVCTHVFAAQILNALKLKGVYRELPTIGIVTDFNIHPFWPDVAQIEYIVVASDLMEAEMRRKGMDVKKMLPFGIPINPKFSVHHEKGEARAHFGFDLDKFTVLIMSGSMGYGHMEEMIEQLDEVPLDFQIVSVCGNNKSAKEKIDGLKLKKKLFNFGFTTEVNILMDAADCIITKPGGLTTSEALAKGLPMIAMTPIPGQEDRNLEFLLNNGVAMYASKTAPIGDVIFQFFRYTEHRAGMMENMKLIGKPESTRTLCEFVRDLGELAPGYYDL; translated from the coding sequence ATGAGAGTATTGATTCTGTCCATCACCGCGGGGGAGGGACACAATTCGACTGCCAAGGCAATATCCAATTACTTCACCGGCATGGGAATCGAGAGCACGGTGCTCGACACCTTTGAGTACATAAGCCCGCTTCTCTGCCATACCATTTCAAAGGGCTATCTCATCACGTCAAAATACACCAAGGGCGCCTATCGCAGAGTTTACCGCATCGCCGAGAACAAGCAGCGAAACACCTCGCGCTACTCGGTTTCCAATCTTGCAAACAGTGTGCTCTCCTCGAAGCTGCGCCATTTTATTGACGCCTACAAGCCGGACGCCGTGGTCTGCACCCATGTCTTTGCCGCACAGATTCTCAACGCCCTCAAGCTCAAGGGTGTCTACCGGGAGCTGCCGACCATCGGCATTGTCACCGACTTCAACATCCACCCGTTCTGGCCGGATGTGGCACAGATCGAGTACATTGTAGTCGCGAGCGACCTGATGGAAGCCGAGATGCGCCGCAAGGGGATGGACGTCAAAAAGATGCTCCCGTTCGGCATTCCGATCAATCCCAAGTTCTCCGTTCACCATGAGAAAGGGGAGGCCCGTGCGCACTTCGGCTTTGATTTGGACAAGTTCACGGTGCTCATCATGAGCGGAAGCATGGGCTACGGCCACATGGAGGAGATGATCGAACAGCTCGATGAGGTGCCGCTCGACTTTCAGATTGTGTCGGTCTGCGGCAACAACAAATCGGCCAAAGAGAAGATCGACGGACTCAAGCTCAAAAAGAAGCTCTTCAACTTCGGCTTTACCACCGAGGTCAACATCCTCATGGACGCCGCCGACTGCATCATCACAAAGCCGGGTGGGCTGACGACGTCGGAGGCGCTCGCCAAGGGATTGCCCATGATTGCCATGACGCCGATTCCGGGGCAGGAGGACCGCAACCTCGAATTTCTGCTCAACAACGGCGTCGCAATGTATGCCTCCAAGACTGCGCCGATCGGCGATGTGATCTTTCAATTCTTCCGCTACACGGAGCACCGGGCGGGCATGATGGAAAACATGAAGCTCATCGGCAAACCGGAGTCGACCAGAACGCTCTGTGAATTCGTCCGCGACCTGGGGGAGCTCGCCCCCGGATACTATGATCTGTGA
- a CDS encoding AI-2E family transporter, producing the protein MFLITYAVVLFVLLTNFKWVKGYFDGFLSVLMPVVYGIFVAFVLNIPLRFFETRVFASLERKSRLWQKIHRPVCILIVFVLAIALIVALFSFIIPGLSQSVVTFSNNIYVYADTLQKFVADIGENIVIPEEIWEQMTAWWNDFLSMAVNALKNFLPHLFNFTKSLTSSVVSVFMGIIMGIYMLANKEKLARQSKKLLYAFLQEKTADKILEVGKISNRTFSEFVSGQLTEAFIIAVLCFTGMSILRMPYALLVSAFVGITALIPIFGAFIGAAFGAFIILLVDPMKAIWFLVFIIVLQQVEGNLIYPRVMGSSIGLPGLWVMFAMLCGSALMGFTGILLGIPTFSVFYTLFGRYVNRRLKNREVPPDKVEATPPQEEAEAAD; encoded by the coding sequence ATGTTTTTGATCACTTACGCGGTGGTCCTGTTTGTGCTGCTGACCAACTTCAAGTGGGTAAAGGGCTACTTTGACGGCTTTCTGAGCGTGCTCATGCCCGTGGTCTACGGCATCTTTGTGGCCTTTGTGCTCAACATTCCCCTGCGCTTTTTTGAGACGAGAGTGTTCGCCTCTCTCGAGCGAAAGAGCAGGCTCTGGCAGAAGATTCACCGCCCGGTGTGCATTTTGATTGTGTTTGTGCTCGCCATCGCCCTGATTGTGGCGCTGTTCTCCTTTATCATTCCGGGGCTCAGTCAGAGCGTTGTGACGTTTTCAAACAACATCTACGTCTATGCGGACACGCTTCAGAAGTTTGTCGCCGACATCGGTGAAAACATCGTCATTCCCGAGGAGATCTGGGAGCAGATGACCGCCTGGTGGAACGACTTTCTGAGCATGGCGGTCAACGCCCTGAAGAACTTTCTGCCGCACCTGTTCAACTTTACCAAGAGCCTGACCTCGTCGGTGGTATCGGTCTTTATGGGCATCATCATGGGCATTTATATGCTCGCGAACAAGGAGAAGCTCGCGCGCCAGAGCAAAAAACTGCTCTATGCCTTTTTGCAGGAAAAAACCGCCGACAAGATTCTGGAGGTCGGGAAGATCTCCAACCGGACGTTCAGCGAGTTCGTCTCGGGCCAGCTCACCGAGGCCTTTATCATCGCGGTGCTCTGCTTTACGGGTATGAGCATTCTGCGCATGCCCTACGCGCTTTTGGTGAGTGCCTTTGTGGGCATCACAGCGCTTATCCCAATTTTCGGTGCATTTATCGGCGCGGCGTTCGGGGCGTTTATCATTCTGCTTGTCGACCCGATGAAAGCGATCTGGTTTCTCGTCTTCATCATCGTGCTGCAGCAGGTGGAGGGAAATCTCATCTACCCGCGGGTCATGGGCAGCTCCATCGGTCTGCCGGGACTTTGGGTCATGTTTGCAATGCTCTGCGGCAGCGCGCTGATGGGCTTTACGGGCATTCTGCTCGGCATTCCGACTTTCTCGGTGTTCTACACGCTCTTCGGCCGATATGTCAACCGGAGGCTGAAGAATCGCGAGGTGCCGCCCGACAAGGTTGAGGCGACCCCGCCGCAGGAAGAGGCAGAGGCGGCCGACTGA
- a CDS encoding MBOAT family O-acyltransferase, with protein MLFSSVNFIFLFLPALLAVYFAVPGRLRWLRNLLLLIASLGFYAYGEPKYVLVMLGSILLNYLFGLAVSRFDGRAGKWWVAGAVVCNIGILAYFKYTTFFVGNLNRLFGLSVELWNIVMPIGISFFTFQGLSYVLDVYRGGAAAQRNPLNVALYVSLFPQLIAGPIVRYETVADEIRNRRETLDDFADGISRFVVGLAKKVLLANTIGQATDAAFAVPAGELSAALAWLGAAAYAFQVYFDFSGYSDMAIGLGKMFGFHFLENFDYPYLSKSITEFWRRWHISLGTWFRDYVYIPLGGNRGGTARHLRNILVVWCLTGFWHGAAWNFLVWGLYFGVLLIGEKYLWGALLKRLPGAVQHLYALVLILVGWVLFRANDLPAAGAYLRAMFGFGAGGFLSGQALYVLLEYGAFFAVALVASLPVVPAVQRLLDRRSACRAALFVRYHARNLCLAGLFALSVVYLVSSTFNPFIYFRF; from the coding sequence ATGCTCTTTTCAAGTGTCAATTTTATCTTTCTGTTTCTGCCGGCGCTGCTTGCGGTCTACTTTGCCGTGCCAGGGCGCCTGCGGTGGCTGCGCAATCTGCTGCTGTTGATTGCAAGCCTCGGCTTTTACGCCTACGGCGAGCCAAAGTATGTGCTGGTGATGCTCGGCTCCATTCTGCTCAACTATCTGTTCGGTCTGGCCGTCTCACGCTTTGACGGCCGGGCGGGAAAATGGTGGGTGGCGGGGGCTGTCGTCTGCAACATCGGCATTCTCGCCTATTTCAAGTACACGACCTTTTTCGTTGGGAATCTGAACCGGCTCTTCGGTCTGTCGGTGGAGCTTTGGAACATCGTCATGCCGATTGGCATCTCGTTTTTCACCTTTCAGGGCCTGAGCTATGTGCTCGACGTGTACCGGGGCGGCGCGGCGGCTCAAAGGAACCCGCTCAATGTGGCGCTCTATGTGTCGCTGTTTCCCCAGTTGATCGCGGGTCCGATCGTGCGCTATGAGACGGTGGCCGATGAGATCAGAAACCGCCGTGAGACCCTCGACGACTTCGCCGACGGTATCTCGCGCTTTGTCGTGGGGCTTGCCAAAAAGGTGCTGCTCGCAAACACCATCGGCCAGGCGACCGACGCGGCGTTTGCGGTGCCGGCAGGAGAGCTCTCGGCGGCGCTCGCCTGGCTCGGCGCCGCAGCCTATGCCTTTCAGGTCTACTTTGATTTCTCGGGTTACTCTGATATGGCAATCGGTCTCGGGAAGATGTTCGGCTTTCATTTTCTGGAGAATTTCGACTACCCCTATCTCTCGAAGTCGATCACCGAATTCTGGCGCCGGTGGCACATTTCACTGGGCACCTGGTTTCGCGATTACGTCTACATACCGCTCGGCGGCAACCGCGGCGGCACGGCGCGCCATCTGCGCAACATTCTGGTCGTGTGGTGCCTGACCGGCTTCTGGCACGGCGCTGCGTGGAACTTTCTCGTCTGGGGCCTCTATTTCGGCGTGCTGCTGATCGGTGAGAAATATCTCTGGGGCGCCCTGCTCAAAAGGCTGCCGGGCGCGGTGCAGCACCTCTACGCGCTGGTGCTCATCCTTGTGGGCTGGGTGCTCTTCCGCGCAAATGATCTGCCGGCGGCGGGCGCCTATCTGCGCGCCATGTTCGGCTTCGGGGCGGGAGGGTTCCTCTCGGGACAGGCTCTCTACGTCCTGCTCGAATACGGGGCATTCTTTGCCGTAGCGCTTGTCGCGTCGCTCCCCGTGGTTCCGGCGGTACAGCGCCTGCTTGATCGCCGTTCGGCGTGCCGTGCGGCGCTGTTTGTGCGCTACCATGCGAGAAATCTGTGTCTGGCGGGGCTCTTCGCACTCTCGGTGGTGTATCTCGTCAGCTCGACGTTCAACCCCTTTATCTACTTTCGCTTTTAG
- a CDS encoding alginate O-acetyltransferase AlgX-related protein — MKKSGQICLVILFLLAIFSVPVLTKLEPKQDFSPYENRSLAAAPQLSAQTVLSGQYMKDLETYFSDHIYGRDKLLTAYVELNMKLLRLPVVNDVVVTPEVLLPLNSFQRADEQALVAAADAAAQEVVALREWVRENGGEFYYVGIPEQSSALRGYFPGYLNSREDELDAVSERLFSSLRAGGVPCVDMADTFTPDNARQYYSAVDHHFNFYGAYETYRKIVDAINASGEWQIAPLEEQDLVFETLPNDYYGSRNRKLYNLYPCEEHAVIAEPKVKVPLSRRDGDVELGDKIFFIPGEGEPSNYGVYMGGDNAETIITTDRPDLPKLLLFGDSFSNPVETLIYYHFDETRILDLRYYEEKTLYEYIEQYQPDIVISIRDDTSYVSLEGNGKYR, encoded by the coding sequence ATGAAAAAGAGTGGTCAGATCTGCCTTGTCATCCTGTTTTTGCTCGCCATCTTCTCCGTGCCGGTGCTTACCAAACTCGAGCCCAAACAGGATTTCTCACCTTACGAAAACCGCAGCCTTGCCGCGGCGCCGCAGCTTTCGGCCCAAACGGTTCTCTCCGGCCAGTACATGAAAGACCTTGAGACCTACTTTTCCGACCATATTTACGGGCGTGACAAACTGCTCACGGCCTATGTGGAGCTCAATATGAAGCTGCTGCGCCTGCCGGTGGTAAACGACGTGGTCGTAACGCCCGAGGTGCTGCTGCCGCTCAACAGCTTTCAACGTGCCGACGAACAGGCACTTGTCGCGGCTGCCGACGCCGCGGCGCAGGAGGTTGTGGCGCTGCGCGAGTGGGTCAGAGAAAACGGCGGAGAGTTCTACTACGTCGGCATTCCCGAGCAGTCGTCGGCGCTGCGCGGGTATTTCCCAGGCTATCTCAACAGCAGAGAGGACGAACTTGACGCCGTTTCCGAGCGCCTGTTTTCGTCTCTGCGCGCCGGGGGAGTGCCCTGTGTCGACATGGCGGACACGTTTACCCCGGACAATGCCCGGCAGTACTACTCGGCGGTGGACCACCACTTCAATTTTTACGGCGCCTATGAGACCTACCGAAAGATTGTCGACGCCATCAATGCCTCGGGCGAGTGGCAGATTGCGCCTCTCGAAGAGCAGGATCTGGTCTTTGAGACGCTGCCAAACGACTACTACGGCTCGCGAAATCGAAAGCTGTACAACCTCTATCCCTGCGAGGAACACGCGGTCATTGCCGAGCCAAAGGTGAAAGTTCCCCTCTCACGGCGCGATGGCGACGTCGAGCTCGGCGACAAAATCTTTTTTATACCCGGTGAGGGTGAACCATCGAATTACGGGGTCTATATGGGCGGCGACAACGCCGAGACGATCATCACCACGGATCGGCCTGATCTGCCGAAGCTGCTGTTGTTTGGCGATTCATTTTCAAACCCCGTGGAGACGCTGATCTACTACCATTTCGATGAGACTCGCATTCTCGATCTGCGCTACTATGAGGAAAAGACTCTCTACGAGTACATTGAGCAGTACCAGCCTGACATTGTCATCTCCATTCGGGACGATACGAGCTATGTCTCGCTCGAGGGCAACGGAAAATACCGCTGA
- a CDS encoding DUF6530 family protein, with amino-acid sequence MKIPTTLKHKPVIVSENYENIDGRNAYCSDTKGLSLGLAQWNDRGKVDISAKVWRHTGEKWSRQSEELPLHRVLDLAILVCRAEQYFREAYRFPKLYDESNEIIDRVGLQGDAMTVAVCRDNPMLDEDIKLFASTLSADDEMLGERFRTLSRILKEMGY; translated from the coding sequence ATGAAAATCCCGACAACGCTCAAACACAAACCGGTCATCGTATCGGAAAACTACGAGAACATCGACGGACGCAATGCTTACTGCTCCGACACAAAGGGCCTGTCTCTGGGGCTTGCGCAGTGGAACGACCGTGGCAAAGTCGACATCTCGGCCAAGGTCTGGCGTCACACGGGTGAGAAGTGGTCGCGCCAGTCGGAGGAGCTGCCGTTGCACCGGGTGCTGGATCTTGCCATTCTTGTGTGCCGCGCCGAACAGTATTTCCGCGAGGCCTACCGCTTCCCGAAGCTCTACGATGAGTCAAACGAGATCATCGACCGGGTGGGCCTGCAGGGCGACGCCATGACGGTGGCAGTCTGCCGGGACAATCCCATGCTCGACGAGGACATCAAGCTCTTCGCCTCTACTCTCTCAGCGGACGATGAGATGCTCGGTGAGCGCTTTCGCACTCTCTCGCGCATTCTCAAAGAGATGGGCTACTGA
- a CDS encoding DUF6512 family protein yields MTKADQKTLWTLECVGIGFGVLSAFLLHFLYGWCGFSPVVGFFSPVNESVFEHTKLVFFPYLLFALFEYLLLRRRGVVPCGFFETKSAGAMLAVVLTVSIYYLYSGILGTNLLVFDILIALGAVFCSYRFSCRRLHDGAPACGRAAAFIAVSLTLLCYFVFTYRPPEIGLFFDPMHFAYGPYPYV; encoded by the coding sequence TTGACGAAAGCCGATCAAAAAACTCTGTGGACGCTCGAGTGCGTCGGCATCGGGTTTGGGGTGCTCAGCGCCTTTTTGCTGCACTTTCTCTACGGATGGTGCGGCTTTTCTCCCGTTGTCGGTTTTTTCTCTCCGGTCAACGAGAGTGTATTCGAGCACACAAAGCTTGTCTTTTTCCCGTATCTGCTCTTTGCGCTTTTCGAGTATCTGCTGCTCAGACGGCGCGGCGTAGTTCCCTGCGGCTTCTTTGAGACAAAGTCGGCGGGGGCGATGCTCGCGGTCGTCCTCACCGTCTCAATCTACTATCTCTACAGCGGCATCCTCGGCACAAATCTGCTCGTTTTCGATATTCTGATCGCCCTCGGTGCAGTCTTTTGCAGCTACCGGTTCTCCTGCCGTCGGCTGCATGACGGCGCGCCCGCCTGCGGCAGAGCTGCGGCCTTTATTGCCGTCTCGCTGACGCTTCTGTGCTACTTCGTCTTCACCTACCGCCCGCCCGAAATCGGGCTCTTTTTCGACCCTATGCACTTTGCCTATGGTCCCTACCCCTATGTGTGA